One window of the Rhodococcus sovatensis genome contains the following:
- a CDS encoding alpha-(1->3)-arabinofuranosyltransferase — MSTAVADASDSISSEPLGRRWLLGVSTLAVLLSFLQVPGYTVADTKYDLTQNPLGFLARASHQWTSQAPLGQVQNQAYGYFFPHGAFFALGDVLSVPPWVTQRLWWALLLIAGFWGIIRLAEALGIGSRTSRIIAAIAFALSPRVVTTLASISSETMPMMLAPWVLIPIVWAFAPGRSATPTAGASATPTAGGSAAVARLSRPRGTYPRHWGRAPQGHWGRAPQGHWGGAPPGVRMLAAQSAAAVALMGAVNAVATAAAALVGVIWILCHRPNRRWFVFSGWWIGFLLLATLWWIIPLLLLGSVSPPFLDYIESSGTTTQWASLTEILRGTSSWTPFVSPERVAGAVLVTQPAAVVATGVIAAAGVAGLAMRSMPARGRLTIMLFVGIVGLTAGYVGGLGSPVVDSVRLFLDSVGAPLRNVHKLEPVVRIPLVLGLAHLLAKVPLPGSVPRARWKHAIAHPERDRMVALAGLVLVALTFSTSLAWTGKLAPRGAYESIPEYWHEAADWLTDHASGISPDGSDAERALIVPGAPFALQTWGLTRDEPLQALATTPWAVRDSVPLTPPGAIRALDSVQRLIADGRPSAGLADTLLGQGIHYVVVRNDLDPETSRSTRPAQVHAALDGSPGLNKVAEFGEEIAPGIVQGFTVDGDLRPPYPAVEIYAVESSAAVSGPYTVDLDRVPFVQGGPESIQRSNEQRRNGVPDPVPEGPVILASDAEAAGIPVPSVTVTDTPMNRETDFGQVDNHNSALRSADEPRRSLNEVADYPVYGADTVDGEWEGARITASSSASDSTQIGGTKPGSGVAAVVDGDLATSWVSNGIESAVGQWLQLDFDKPVSGGLLELRTSPGTIGDPVKWLEITTPNGSTAARIDEPGDLMTVSLPGGSTPWVRITAKNTVDGTSGSQFGISELSVQDYSNRDAPQQVSIVHRAVLPDVPTGASVAAWDLGQEFPGRSGCLDTGDRIRCSSGLSVAPEELGRFSRTLSVPEGTAVLPELTLRTRQSPELEALLSQPGRPVASGASDVGDLSGSPFSATDGDDRTAWTAPEKSIEKRAGTQPTLTITLPEPTLVDALTLSPSLGPLPAHPTSVAVDLGSGPQVRAVDPNEPTTIDLYPQVTDRIVLSITDWDDVLDKNSLGFVVPQPPGLAEVTVLSGGREVGTPLDEDRPITVACDVGPIMSIAGLTVRASVTATPAQLRSGAPVQATICEGPFPVPNETLNPIPVPEGSQDIVVDPGAAFVVDGVRLRTMPVPAVSPTSSAPRAADTTAWGADHREITVTEHDGDQVLVVPESNNSGWHATSPDGAELKPVVVNGWQQGWIVPAGTSGTVSLDYPSDKWYRLGIFGGLFLLMPLTFFAFRRSRSPTGDSPAPWRSRALGWGLLSLAVTVIAGVGGILTAAAVTAVFLALQRRFGDAIAARTMVCMAGLGTLLATAMLSKGPWRASDGYIGHSSLIQLAALIALVAVAVNALRTSSGHSARE, encoded by the coding sequence TTGAGTACGGCAGTCGCTGACGCTTCCGACTCGATCTCTTCCGAACCACTCGGTCGTAGGTGGCTTCTCGGCGTCTCTACCCTTGCTGTTCTCCTCTCGTTTCTGCAGGTTCCCGGCTATACCGTCGCGGATACCAAATACGATCTGACGCAGAATCCTCTTGGATTCCTTGCGCGTGCCTCGCACCAGTGGACGTCACAGGCGCCGCTCGGGCAGGTTCAGAATCAGGCGTACGGCTACTTCTTTCCGCACGGAGCGTTCTTCGCGCTCGGTGATGTGCTGTCCGTACCCCCGTGGGTCACTCAGCGTCTTTGGTGGGCGCTGCTGCTGATCGCGGGCTTCTGGGGCATCATCCGGCTCGCCGAGGCACTCGGCATCGGCAGCAGAACCTCGCGCATCATCGCTGCGATCGCGTTCGCGCTGTCACCTCGCGTCGTCACGACGCTCGCGTCGATCTCGTCGGAGACGATGCCGATGATGCTCGCGCCGTGGGTGCTCATCCCCATCGTGTGGGCCTTCGCCCCCGGCCGCTCCGCCACTCCCACCGCAGGCGCCTCCGCCACTCCCACCGCAGGCGGCTCCGCCGCAGTGGCACGGTTAAGTAGACCCAGGGGCACTTATCCGCGCCACTGGGGCCGAGCCCCCCAAGGCCACTGGGGCCGAGCCCCCCAAGGCCACTGGGGCGGAGCCCCACCGGGTGTCCGCATGCTCGCAGCCCAATCCGCCGCCGCTGTTGCACTCATGGGTGCTGTCAACGCCGTTGCGACGGCGGCAGCCGCCCTCGTCGGCGTGATCTGGATCCTGTGCCACCGACCGAACCGACGGTGGTTCGTCTTCAGCGGCTGGTGGATCGGTTTTCTTCTACTCGCGACGCTGTGGTGGATCATCCCGCTGTTGCTGCTGGGATCCGTCAGCCCGCCGTTCCTCGACTACATCGAATCTTCCGGTACGACGACGCAGTGGGCCTCACTCACCGAAATTCTCCGCGGCACCAGCAGTTGGACCCCGTTCGTCTCTCCTGAACGAGTAGCGGGTGCTGTCCTGGTGACGCAGCCGGCGGCCGTCGTTGCGACGGGTGTGATCGCCGCAGCAGGTGTGGCGGGGCTCGCAATGCGCTCGATGCCTGCGCGCGGACGCCTGACGATCATGCTGTTCGTCGGCATCGTCGGACTCACCGCGGGATACGTCGGCGGACTCGGTTCGCCCGTCGTAGACTCGGTTCGACTGTTTCTCGATTCCGTCGGCGCGCCTCTGCGCAATGTCCACAAACTCGAACCGGTCGTGCGAATTCCGCTTGTACTCGGGCTCGCGCACTTGCTCGCGAAGGTCCCACTGCCGGGCTCGGTGCCTCGCGCCAGATGGAAGCACGCTATCGCGCACCCCGAACGCGATCGGATGGTCGCCCTCGCCGGGCTGGTGCTCGTCGCACTCACGTTCTCCACTTCCCTTGCCTGGACCGGAAAGCTCGCCCCGCGCGGTGCCTACGAGAGCATCCCCGAGTACTGGCACGAGGCCGCCGACTGGCTCACCGACCATGCGTCGGGAATTTCACCCGACGGGTCCGACGCCGAACGCGCGCTCATCGTGCCCGGAGCACCGTTCGCGCTGCAGACGTGGGGCCTCACGCGTGACGAACCACTCCAGGCTCTCGCGACTACGCCGTGGGCCGTCCGCGACTCGGTACCTCTGACGCCACCGGGCGCGATCCGAGCACTCGACTCCGTACAACGCCTCATAGCCGACGGTAGGCCATCCGCCGGGTTGGCGGATACCCTTCTCGGACAGGGGATCCACTACGTCGTCGTACGCAACGACCTCGATCCCGAGACATCACGATCGACGCGTCCGGCGCAGGTACACGCAGCCCTCGACGGGTCGCCGGGGCTGAACAAGGTCGCGGAATTCGGTGAGGAGATCGCACCGGGCATCGTGCAAGGCTTCACCGTCGACGGGGATCTTCGCCCGCCGTATCCAGCCGTCGAAATCTACGCGGTGGAATCTTCGGCAGCCGTGTCCGGGCCTTACACCGTCGATCTCGACCGCGTTCCGTTTGTCCAAGGCGGTCCCGAGTCGATTCAACGATCGAACGAACAGCGCCGCAACGGAGTACCTGATCCGGTTCCGGAGGGACCGGTGATTCTCGCTTCCGATGCCGAGGCCGCGGGCATTCCGGTGCCCTCGGTGACGGTTACCGACACTCCGATGAACAGGGAGACCGATTTCGGGCAGGTCGACAACCACAATTCTGCGCTCAGATCCGCCGACGAACCACGTCGATCACTGAACGAAGTCGCCGACTATCCGGTGTACGGCGCCGACACTGTCGACGGAGAGTGGGAGGGCGCGCGCATCACCGCCTCGAGCTCGGCGTCGGACTCGACGCAGATCGGCGGCACCAAGCCTGGAAGTGGAGTCGCCGCAGTGGTCGACGGCGATCTTGCCACCAGTTGGGTGAGCAATGGAATCGAAAGCGCAGTGGGACAATGGCTTCAGCTCGATTTCGACAAGCCCGTCTCCGGCGGCCTCCTCGAGCTGCGCACCAGCCCCGGCACCATCGGCGACCCAGTCAAATGGTTGGAGATCACCACACCGAACGGTAGTACCGCCGCCCGCATCGACGAGCCCGGTGACCTGATGACGGTATCGCTACCCGGCGGTTCGACGCCATGGGTTCGCATCACCGCAAAGAACACCGTCGACGGCACCAGCGGCAGCCAGTTCGGCATCAGCGAGCTGTCCGTCCAGGACTACTCGAATCGTGATGCACCGCAGCAAGTATCGATCGTCCACCGAGCGGTTCTCCCCGACGTCCCCACCGGCGCGAGCGTGGCGGCGTGGGACCTCGGACAGGAATTCCCCGGACGATCCGGATGCCTGGACACCGGGGATCGAATCCGCTGCAGTAGTGGACTTTCCGTTGCCCCAGAGGAACTGGGGCGCTTCTCGCGCACCCTGTCCGTGCCCGAAGGCACCGCTGTGCTGCCCGAGCTGACACTTCGTACCCGCCAGAGTCCCGAGCTCGAGGCGCTGCTGTCTCAGCCCGGGCGCCCGGTGGCGTCCGGGGCATCCGACGTCGGCGATCTCTCGGGGTCGCCGTTCTCCGCCACCGACGGTGACGATCGCACCGCGTGGACCGCCCCGGAGAAGAGCATCGAGAAGCGCGCGGGCACCCAGCCGACCCTGACGATCACCCTCCCGGAGCCGACCCTCGTCGACGCGCTCACGTTGTCCCCCAGCCTCGGCCCTCTACCTGCGCATCCGACGTCGGTGGCAGTCGATCTCGGTTCGGGGCCTCAGGTTCGCGCGGTCGACCCGAACGAGCCGACGACGATCGACCTGTATCCGCAGGTGACCGACCGTATCGTGCTGTCGATCACCGACTGGGACGACGTACTCGACAAGAACTCGCTCGGCTTCGTGGTCCCGCAACCTCCTGGTCTAGCCGAGGTGACCGTACTGTCCGGTGGCCGCGAGGTAGGCACGCCACTCGACGAAGATCGTCCGATCACCGTCGCCTGCGATGTGGGACCCATCATGTCGATCGCGGGCCTGACCGTCCGCGCATCGGTGACCGCGACACCGGCGCAGCTACGTTCGGGTGCACCAGTGCAGGCCACGATCTGCGAGGGTCCGTTCCCTGTACCCAACGAGACGCTGAACCCTATTCCGGTACCGGAGGGCAGTCAGGACATCGTCGTCGACCCAGGTGCAGCGTTCGTCGTGGATGGAGTTCGTCTGCGCACCATGCCCGTTCCGGCAGTCAGTCCAACCAGCTCGGCGCCACGAGCCGCGGACACCACCGCATGGGGTGCAGATCACCGGGAAATCACGGTGACCGAGCACGACGGCGATCAAGTCCTGGTCGTACCTGAAAGCAACAACAGCGGTTGGCACGCAACATCTCCCGACGGTGCCGAGCTGAAACCCGTCGTCGTGAACGGCTGGCAGCAAGGGTGGATCGTCCCGGCAGGGACATCGGGCACGGTGAGCCTCGACTATCCGTCGGACAAGTGGTATCGACTCGGCATATTCGGCGGCCTCTTCCTCTTGATGCCGTTGACGTTCTTCGCGTTTCGACGAAGCCGAAGCCCTACCGGCGATTCCCCTGCCCCTTGGCGCAGCAGAGCACTCGGCTGGGGCCTACTGTCACTCGCCGTCACCGTGATCGCAGGCGTCGGCGGAATCCTCACGGCGGCAGCAGTCACCGCCGTATTCCTGGCGCTGCAGCGGCGATTCGGCGACGCTATCGCCGCGAGGACCATGGTCTGCATGGCCGGCCTCGGCACACTGCTCGCGACGGCGATGTTGTCGAAGGGTCCGTGGCGTGCCAGTGACGGCTACATCGGTCACTCGTCGCTGATCCAACTGGCTGCGCTGATTGCCCTCGTCGCAGTAGCAGTGAATGCGCTACGAACGTCTTCAGGTCATTCCGCGCGTGAATGA
- a CDS encoding DUF2613 domain-containing protein, whose amino-acid sequence MKFAVPGVVAAVVGAVLGAGVVFGVTAAASDNTRPEIDRSGNADSSLLNQVEYGSR is encoded by the coding sequence ATGAAGTTCGCTGTCCCGGGAGTTGTTGCTGCGGTAGTCGGTGCGGTACTCGGCGCCGGAGTTGTGTTCGGAGTGACTGCGGCGGCGTCGGACAACACTCGTCCCGAGATCGATCGCTCCGGCAATGCTGATTCTTCGCTGCTGAACCAGGTTGAGTACGGCAGTCGCTGA
- a CDS encoding universal stress protein — MPADLILIAYDGSDNAKRAIEYAGRFLTTTRAVVVTAWEPMVRQAARMSGLSGVMAPEWIPDDEAEDVAFTDAKVTNDEGVRLAEEAGLRVEGHCAECTTAIWSAIVEKADDLDVDIIVTGTRGTTGLRSLLQSSVADHVLRHSHRPVLIVPPGK, encoded by the coding sequence ATGCCTGCAGACTTGATTCTCATCGCCTATGACGGCTCCGACAATGCCAAACGCGCCATCGAGTACGCAGGCCGATTCCTCACCACGACGCGGGCCGTCGTCGTGACCGCCTGGGAGCCCATGGTTCGCCAAGCAGCCCGAATGTCCGGACTGTCGGGCGTCATGGCGCCGGAGTGGATTCCCGACGACGAAGCGGAGGATGTTGCGTTCACTGACGCCAAGGTGACCAACGACGAAGGCGTCAGGCTCGCCGAAGAGGCGGGTTTGCGGGTCGAAGGGCACTGCGCCGAATGCACGACGGCAATTTGGAGTGCCATCGTCGAAAAGGCAGATGATCTCGACGTCGACATCATCGTCACCGGCACCCGAGGGACCACAGGACTACGTTCGCTGCTTCAGAGTTCGGTCGCCGACCATGTGCTTCGGCACAGCCATCGGCCCGTGCTGATTGTTCCGCCAGGCAAATAG
- a CDS encoding glycoside hydrolase family 3 N-terminal domain-containing protein, with amino-acid sequence MSNFRSPVGIAALVIGVGFTASCGGGSTETAAVATSSDVTTTVAASTPEAAPVAPVDACVTFVDSLTERQRLAQLLTVGVTGTADAIDIMAREQVGGIFIGSWTDSTTLANGEVPQINDAAAVPPMVTIDEEGGRVSRVEDLLGTDPSARETAQTMTVDETYQMALERGRGLRGLGVTVDYAPVVDVSSQPDDSVIGDRSYSDDPAVVVQYAGAYAQGLRDAGVQPVIKHFPGHGSGSGDSHTGAVTTPPVEQLIQTDLVPFAQLSTTGVGVMVGHLDVPGLTAPGEPASISPAVMSLLRDGVGYGAAPFTGPIFTDDLSGMAAITNRLGIVAAVEAALVAGADVALWLTTDDVPQVLDNLEDAVATGRLDAAQVDRSAATVAGFKGAC; translated from the coding sequence ATGAGCAACTTCCGATCGCCCGTAGGAATCGCAGCCCTGGTGATCGGCGTCGGGTTCACCGCGTCGTGCGGAGGCGGCAGCACGGAAACCGCCGCTGTAGCCACGTCCTCCGATGTCACGACGACTGTTGCCGCGTCGACTCCCGAGGCCGCGCCTGTTGCCCCGGTCGATGCATGTGTGACGTTCGTCGACTCGCTGACCGAACGCCAGCGCCTCGCGCAACTCCTCACCGTCGGAGTCACCGGGACCGCAGATGCGATCGACATCATGGCGCGCGAACAGGTCGGCGGAATCTTCATCGGCAGTTGGACCGATTCGACGACGTTGGCCAACGGCGAGGTACCGCAGATCAACGACGCCGCCGCGGTACCGCCCATGGTCACGATCGACGAGGAGGGCGGCAGGGTGTCGCGCGTCGAGGATTTGCTCGGAACGGACCCGTCTGCGCGCGAGACGGCGCAGACGATGACGGTGGACGAGACCTATCAGATGGCGCTCGAGCGAGGCCGTGGATTGCGGGGGCTCGGCGTGACCGTCGACTATGCGCCGGTCGTAGACGTCAGCAGTCAGCCCGACGACTCGGTGATCGGCGATCGTTCGTATTCGGACGATCCAGCTGTCGTCGTCCAGTACGCGGGTGCCTACGCGCAGGGCCTGCGTGATGCCGGGGTCCAACCCGTCATCAAGCATTTCCCGGGCCACGGGTCGGGTTCAGGTGATTCGCACACCGGTGCTGTCACGACGCCTCCCGTCGAACAGCTGATTCAGACGGACCTCGTTCCGTTCGCACAATTGTCGACGACGGGAGTCGGCGTCATGGTCGGGCACCTGGACGTGCCTGGACTCACGGCACCGGGCGAGCCGGCAAGCATCAGCCCCGCTGTCATGTCGTTGTTGCGCGACGGGGTCGGCTACGGAGCGGCGCCGTTCACGGGTCCGATATTCACCGACGATCTCAGCGGTATGGCGGCCATCACCAATCGACTTGGGATCGTCGCTGCCGTCGAGGCGGCCCTGGTTGCAGGTGCCGACGTCGCCCTGTGGCTGACGACCGACGACGTCCCGCAGGTCTTGGACAATCTGGAAGACGCTGTCGCGACGGGACGGCTCGATGCGGCGCAGGTCGATCGGTCGGCAGCCACCGTCGCAGGCTTCAAGGGAGCCTGCTAG